One Ostrea edulis chromosome 2, xbOstEdul1.1, whole genome shotgun sequence genomic region harbors:
- the LOC125680466 gene encoding uncharacterized protein LOC125680466, producing the protein MASPPQTGVPYLAMNSNQGPAPQFTLVNMGQGGNNYVQAPAQNQNSTTNLDVFMWVLTAFSTVVACPIGIFSICYAYMSKNEAFYPMRRYYRFTAMLVAAVAVFSFVITVTWTMAIFARYD; encoded by the exons GTGTACCCTACCTGGCCATGAATTCTAACCAAGGTCCTGCTCCACAGTTCACATTGGtcaatatgggccaaggtggcAACAACTATGTACAG GCTCCAGCGCAGAATCAGAACTCAACGACCAACCTCGATGTATTCATGTGGGTGCTGACAGCTTTCTCTACAGTGGTGGCCTGTCCCATTGGAATTTTTTCCATATGTTATGCGTACATG TCCAAGAATGAAGCATTTTATCCAATGAGGAGATACTACAGATTTACTGCCATGCTGGTGGCGGCTGTAGCCGTGTTTTCTTTTGTAATCACGGTCACCTGGACCATGGCCATATTTGCAAGATACGACTGA